A single region of the Neisseriaceae bacterium genome encodes:
- the hslV gene encoding ATP-dependent protease subunit HslV: MQQFDGTTIICVRKNNKVTIGGDGQVTLGNTIMKATAKKVRKLYNDQVLAGFAGGTADAFTLIELFEGKLQKHQGKLLIAAIELAKEWRTDRALRRLEAMLIVADKDNTLIITGNGDVLEPEHGIAAIGSGGAFAQSAAKALVDNTDLDPKDIVKKALEIAGDICIYTNKNQTIESL, translated from the coding sequence ATGCAACAATTTGATGGGACTACCATAATCTGTGTTAGAAAAAATAATAAAGTCACTATCGGTGGAGATGGACAAGTAACGTTGGGTAACACAATAATGAAAGCAACCGCAAAAAAAGTAAGAAAATTGTATAATGATCAAGTTTTAGCTGGTTTTGCCGGAGGAACTGCGGATGCCTTCACCCTAATAGAGCTATTCGAAGGTAAATTACAAAAACATCAAGGTAAGTTACTTATTGCAGCCATTGAACTTGCTAAAGAATGGAGAACTGATAGAGCACTTAGAAGGTTAGAGGCTATGTTAATTGTAGCAGACAAAGATAATACCTTGATCATTACTGGAAATGGCGATGTACTAGAACCAGAACATGGTATTGCTGCCATCGGTTCAGGTGGTGCTTTTGCTCAATCTGCAGCTAAAGCATTGGTTGATAATACAGATTTGGATCCTAAGGATATTGTCAAGAAAGCATTAGAAATTGCTGGGGATATTTGTATTTATACCAATAAAAACCAGACGATAGAGTCACTTTAA
- a CDS encoding malate synthase G: protein MCTRESIANLQVEKTLFRFIEKQILAHHPSLTSEEFWPKFAQLLKNYGEKNQKLLDKRKELQTKLDDWNKKHQGQGLDTSSYKDFLKEIGYLVQVPEDFKVSTQNVDTEITEQSGPQLVVPVGNTRYALNAVNARWGSLYDALYGTDVIDTSGDLAPTKEYNIKRGEKVIEYTRNLLDQTIPLKEGSHKDSTAYQVVDGKLQVILQDGRKTGLHNDDLFIGYQGSEEAPNSILFKHNGLHLDLLIDRGSFIGKTDPAGVKDVIVESAVSTIMDLEDSTAAVDGKDKTVLYHNWLGLLTGTLKETVTKNGQTFVRKVNPDREYTSKQGEKIKLKGRSLLFIRNVGLLMRTPAILDENNQEIFEGILDGVITALVAPYAFANEKTPNSIKRSVYIVKPKMHGPEEVAFVNDLFDAIEDLTYLPRNTLKIGLMDEERRTSLNLKACIEKIKERIVFINTGFLDRTGDEIHTNMHLGAMVRKGEMKKETWFDAYELNNVEIGLQCGLTGKAQIGKGMWAIPDNMADMLREKINHPKSGATTAWVPNPTAATLHALHYHQIDVYEVQKEILKQPSFKDYTDALLTVPVAKQTNWSQDEIKQELDNNCQGILGYVVRWVEQGIGCSKVPDIHDVGLMEDRATCRISSQHVANWFLHGVIDRKQVEETLQRMAVVVDKQNEGDLSYVPMEGRFDTSCAFLAASDLIFKGLEQPSGYTEPLLHAWRLKQKRNRLTQ from the coding sequence ATGTGTACTAGGGAATCTATCGCTAATCTTCAGGTTGAAAAGACACTTTTTAGGTTTATAGAAAAGCAAATTTTAGCTCATCACCCATCACTGACAAGTGAGGAATTTTGGCCAAAATTTGCTCAATTACTGAAAAACTATGGTGAAAAAAATCAAAAATTATTGGATAAAAGAAAGGAATTACAAACAAAACTGGATGATTGGAATAAAAAACATCAAGGACAAGGACTAGATACTTCTTCATATAAAGACTTTTTAAAGGAGATAGGTTATTTAGTTCAGGTGCCTGAGGATTTCAAGGTCAGTACTCAGAATGTAGATACAGAAATAACAGAGCAATCTGGCCCCCAATTAGTGGTACCTGTTGGAAATACAAGATATGCCTTAAATGCTGTTAATGCACGTTGGGGGAGTTTATACGATGCTTTGTATGGTACAGATGTTATTGATACATCTGGTGATCTAGCACCTACAAAAGAATATAACATTAAACGTGGTGAAAAAGTTATTGAATATACCAGAAATTTATTAGACCAAACTATACCTCTTAAAGAAGGTAGTCATAAGGATTCAACTGCTTATCAGGTGGTTGATGGAAAATTACAAGTTATTTTGCAAGATGGTCGTAAAACAGGTTTGCACAATGATGATTTGTTTATTGGTTATCAAGGATCAGAAGAGGCACCTAATTCAATATTATTCAAGCATAATGGACTACATCTTGATTTGTTAATTGATAGAGGTAGTTTTATTGGAAAAACAGATCCAGCAGGTGTGAAAGATGTGATTGTCGAGTCAGCAGTATCCACTATTATGGATTTAGAAGATTCTACTGCAGCCGTGGATGGGAAAGATAAAACTGTGCTTTACCACAATTGGTTAGGCCTACTAACAGGGACATTAAAAGAAACAGTTACTAAGAATGGTCAAACTTTTGTAAGAAAAGTTAACCCTGATAGGGAATATACTTCTAAGCAAGGTGAAAAAATAAAATTGAAAGGGCGTTCTTTATTATTCATTAGAAATGTGGGTCTTTTAATGAGAACACCTGCGATTTTAGATGAAAATAATCAAGAAATATTTGAAGGAATCTTGGATGGGGTAATTACTGCTTTAGTTGCGCCATACGCATTTGCCAACGAAAAAACACCGAATAGTATAAAAAGATCTGTATATATTGTTAAACCTAAAATGCACGGTCCTGAGGAGGTTGCATTTGTAAATGATTTATTTGATGCCATTGAAGATTTAACATATTTACCAAGAAATACTTTAAAAATTGGCCTTATGGATGAGGAAAGAAGAACATCCTTAAATTTAAAAGCATGTATTGAAAAGATAAAAGAAAGAATAGTATTTATCAATACAGGATTCTTGGATAGAACAGGCGATGAGATTCACACTAATATGCATTTAGGAGCAATGGTACGTAAAGGTGAGATGAAAAAAGAAACTTGGTTTGATGCCTATGAATTGAACAATGTGGAAATTGGTTTACAATGTGGTTTAACTGGTAAAGCACAAATTGGTAAAGGTATGTGGGCAATTCCAGATAATATGGCAGATATGCTACGTGAGAAAATCAATCATCCTAAATCAGGTGCAACCACTGCTTGGGTGCCAAACCCGACAGCAGCAACATTACATGCTTTACATTATCATCAAATAGACGTGTATGAAGTGCAAAAGGAAATTTTAAAACAACCATCATTTAAAGATTATACTGATGCATTACTAACAGTACCGGTAGCCAAACAAACTAACTGGTCACAAGATGAAATTAAACAAGAATTAGATAATAACTGTCAGGGTATTTTAGGATATGTAGTTCGTTGGGTAGAGCAAGGTATAGGTTGTTCTAAAGTTCCAGATATCCATGATGTTGGTCTAATGGAAGATAGAGCGACTTGTCGTATTTCGAGTCAGCACGTTGCTAATTGGTTTTTGCATGGGGTTATTGATCGGAAACAAGTGGAAGAAACCTTGCAGAGGATGGCAGTAGTGGTTGATAAGCAGAATGAAGGAGATCTATCTTATGTGCCGATGGAAGGAAGATTTGATACCTCTTGTGCTTTCTTAGCTGCATCGGATTTAATTTTTAAAGGGTTGGAGCAGCCGAGTGGTTATACGGAGCCATTATTACATGCTTGGCGTTTAAAACAAAAAAGAAATCGCTTAACTCAATGA